The Pedobacter ginsengisoli region ATCTGGTGTTCCCCCTCTTACATAGGCGCCCGACGAAGATTCGTTACTGGCGCTAATACCCGGCATTAGCTGAAACGACCTCAGAATATCCTTTTCACCTATGTTCGGCAACTCTTCCAGTTTCGACAGAGAAATTTGCAATACGCTTACCCTTCGCTTGTCGGTACTCATGGCATTATCTCTTCTCTTATCAGTTATCACCACTTCATTTAGTGATTTTACTGCCGGAAAAAGCGCTATCACAATTTCTCCGTTAATATTTGTTTTGTTCAGTGCATACACATCAGGCCGGTAGCCTATATAGTTTATATCAAGCACACCCGTATCCGAGGGTACATTCAAAAGCGTAAAATATCCATCCGCATTGGTTGCGGTGCTGATACCCGTATTGCGAACTTTCACAATAGCCGCAGGTAAAGATTCTCCGCTGCCATTATCAACAACCCTCCCTTTTATTTTAAATGGCTCCATCCTGGTCTTTTCTATTTTTTCTTCGCTCAGTACAGCAGCAGAATTTACCTGCACCTCCCTTAAAACCGGTTTATCTGCCGCTATCCTTTTCAGGCGCCCTACATCCTCCGGCCTGCGGATGATGTAAATGTTTTGATCCGGATCCAGCCAGTAATACAACTTATTTTCCCTGCAAATCTTCCCCAGCACCTCCTTTACCGGTTCATTCAGGTAACGATCTGTTACCATATAATCTTTAAGCATCTCCGGTTCATAAATGATCCTGATCTTGCATTTCAACGAAAGGGTATCCAGCATCCTTGCCAATGGCAAACTGTAAAAACCATCAATTGCTGCCTGCGTTTTTAGCGGGCGTTGTGCCAATGCACTAATGCTTATGGCCCCAGTAAATCCAAGTAATAGTAAAATTCGCTTCATATTCTAAAAGCGAATTTTGTAAATTCATATGTTAACAAATGTTAATTGAGATGAACAGGTCAAATTCATCGGTTAACACATCTTTTTCTGCGAAAATCAGGTCTATAACCCTCCCGATTATTCATATCGAAGCGCCTCTATTGGGTCTAACCTGGAGGCCTTAAGTGCCGGATAATAACCAAAGAAAATCCCTGTTATTGCACAAACCAGGAACGAGATCACAATAGAGAATTCCGAAACTACTGTAGGCCAGTTCAATGATGCGGGCACTATTATCGCTGCCGAAACTCCCAATATCACCCCAATCACCCCACCAGTTACACTGATCACAATGGCCTCTATCAGAAATTGCAGCAAAATATCTATACCTCTTGCACCTATCGACATTCTTAAACCTATTTCCCTGGTCCTTTCTGTAACCGAAACATACATAATATTCATAATGCCTATCCCACCAATAATCAGCGAAATACTTGCCACTGCAGTTAGCAAAGCAGTCATCATACTACTTGTCGAGTTCATCATCGTCATCAGCTCCGCCTGTGTTCTTACCTGAAAATCATTATCCTCTGCATCTCTCAGGCGGTGTGTTTCCCTAAGGGTACTGGTTATTTCTGCAACCGCAGCATCCGAAGCGGCCTCACTGGTGGCAGATGCATAGATCTGTCCAAAATAAATAGACGATAAAATCCTTTTCTGAACAGTAGTATATGGGGCTATAATAATATCATCCTGATCCTGGCCAAAGTTACTAGTACCCTTAGGCGTAAGTACGCCAATCACCTGAAAGGGAATTTTACCAAACCTGATGATCTTGCCTATCGGGTCTTCCCCATTTGGAAAAAGGTTATCCACCACCGTTTTACCCAACAAACATACCTTGGCCGAAGAACGGACATCCTGCTGCGAAAATATAATGCCTTCCTTAACAGAGAGCTTTCTGATGTCCAGATATTCCGGACTAACCCCCTGAATAGAAGTAGGCCAGTTGGCGGCTCCGTTAATAGACTGCCCGCTTGACGATGCCAGCGGCGAAATCTCAGCAATATTCACCGCATTCTTTTTCAGCGCATCTACATCCTTAATGGTAAGTGTTTTAAGGCTGCTGCCCATCATACGTGCACCACCGGGTTCATTGCTATAAGGCATAATGGTAATCATGTTCGAGCCCATACTGGCAAGCGAGGCATTAATACTCTGCTTAGAGCCCTCTCCAATAGACATCATGGTAATTACCGATGCAACTCCTATAATAATGCCCAGCATAGTTAGCAATGCACGTAGCTTGTTGCGCTGCAGGGCTTTAATTGCCAGTCTTATCAGATTAATAAATTTCATAATTCCTCCTTAATAATCGTCTGCCGCAGGCAAAGAAGCCAAAGCCTCTTTCGCCGAGCGGATGTGTTTATTCATTGAATCTTTTTGAACCTTCCCATCCCTCAACATCACCGTTCTGGTACTAAATGCAGCAATGTCCGGTTCATGGGTAACAAATACTATCGTTTTTCCGTTGTGGTTCAGCTCCTGCATCAGCGACATGATCTCGTACGATGTTCTGGTATCCAGGTTTCCGGTAGCCTCATCGGCAAGGATCATCACGGGTTCATTAACCAGCGCCCTGGCAATAGCAACACGCTGCTGCTGCCCGCCCGATAACTGGTTGGGCATATGATCAAACCTGCCATCAAGTTTTACAGCCTGTAAGGCCGCAATGGCACGCTCTGTCCGTTCTTTCGCACCAATAGTTGGGTTGTACAATAAAGGCAGCTCCACATTATCCAGCGCCGAGGTACGAGGCAACAGGTTGTACGACTGGAAAACAAAACCAATTTTATGGTTTCTTAATTTTGCCAGTTCATCTCTGCTCAGCTCTTTTACATTTACATTATCCAGCATGTAAGTACCCTCAGTAGGCTTATCTAAACAACCCAGCATATTCAGCAAAGTGGTTTTACCGGATCCGCTGCTTCCCATTATAGTCAAAAACTCTCCCGACTCTACATCAAACGAAACACCTTTTAATGCCCTCACAGTTTCGGTACCCATTTTAAACTCTCGCTTTACATTTTCTATATGAAGAATCTTGTGGTTCATCGTCTGTTTCCTCCTGGTCTTTTTGGCATAAACGGACTCGAAGCTGCTGCTGCCGGAACTCCAGACGAGCCTCCTTCCACTGCGCTTATCACTACATCATTTTCATTCAATCCGGCAAGCACCTCAACATGTGTATTGTCGTTCAATCCTGTTTTTATCCTTTTCTGAATAAGCTTACGGCCTTGCAGTACCCATACAAAAGAAGGTTCTACTACTTCCGTTTCACCCTCCTTAACCTTTGGTTGTTTAGCCATACCGGCATCTTTTCTCATCCTGCCTTTGCCTGCTCTTTTGCCCATTCCCCTGCCCTCAAGTGGCACAATTTCATATTCTTTGGTCAAACTCGAATCCGGGTTAAATTTTAAAGCCTGTGCCGAAACCAGCAAAGCATCATTTACCTCTTTGGTATAAATTACAATGTTCGCCGTCATGCCCGGTTTTAATTTCTTATCGTCATTGGGCGCATCAATCAGTGTGGCATACGTAACCACGTTCGATGATATGGAAGGCTGCAGCCTGATGTCCTTTACTGTTCCGTTAAAAGTGTCGTTTATAAAGGCATCAACGGTAAAAGTCGAACGCTGCCCTTTAACCACATTTCCTATATCCGCCTCATCCACCTTTGCCTGAACCTGCATTTTGGTAATGTCTTTGGCAATGGTAAAAATCGTTGGCGTATTAAAACTTGCTGCAACAGTTTGCCCTATACTCACACTTCGTCCCAATACCACGCCATCTATGGGCGAATAGATCTGTGTAAAAGAAAGGTTCCTTTCTGCTGATCTGAGCTGTGCTTTTGCATTGTTCACATTCGCACTTGCCACCTGCAATGTATTCAATGCCTGATCATACTCAGCCCTGCTGATAGAGCCTGTTTCAAACAACTGTTTTTGCCGGCCATAGTTTGCCTGCTGGTAGGTCTGGTTACTTTGAGATTGCGCCAAACTGGCTTTGGCCTGATCAACCTGCGCCTGTATCAGTGTTTTATCCAGTTCAGCAAGCAGCTGCCCTTTCTTAACAGTGGAGTTAAAATCGGCATATAGTGCAGAAATGGTTCCCGAAACCTGTGTTCCAACAGTCACCGTATCTACCGGCTGTACCGTTCCGGTAGCGGTAACACTTGTCGAAATTGAACCCCTTAACGGTTGCTCTTTGGTAAGCACCACGTGCTGTTCTTTACCCCTTAAAAAGAAGTACCAGACCAAACCAAGTACAACTATAATGGAGATAATGATTAGAATAATTTTTCTGGACTTCATGACTTATAATTTAATGGGTGTTCCTAAGTAAAATTCATAGATTCTTGCAGCCAGTGCCGCATTGTATTTGGCTTGTATGTATTGCTGCATAGCCTGTACATATAAATTCCTTTGCTGGTAAAACTCTACAATATTTGCAGCTCCTATCTTTAATTCCTGGTTGGCAATGCGGTATACTTCCTGATTATACTTTAGCTGTTCCGTTGCCGATGAAAACTGGTTCTGCGAATTTTGCGCATTAATATATGCCTTCTCAGTAGTTAAGGCCAGTGTGGTCTTTGTGTTTTCCAGCGTAAGTTTAGACTGTGCAATCTCAATTTTTGCTTTGGCAACATTGGTTTTATTTTGCCTTTTGGTAAAAATGGGGATAGACAAGGTTAAGCCAGCCTGCTGATAAAAGTTATTATCAAACTGCCTGAAGGCATTATAGTTCGGATCTTTCGCATAGCTTGTACCCATACCTGCACCCAATGTTAGCGAAGGCAGGTAACCCGATTTTGCTTTAGTAAGCCCAAGGTCCGAGATCTGTACACCCAGCTCTGCATTCTTAACCTCCGGACGGTTCTGCAAAGCATACTGCTGTACCGTATTCAGGTCAGTAATACTCGCTGTCGAAATTACAGTGTCCGGTCTCACTACATCAAATTCTTTAGCATCCGGCAATTGCAGCAACTGTTTAAGTGCTATTTTATCCTGACGTTCTGCATTCTCCGAAGTAGTTAAATTATATTTATCCGATGCAAGCTGTGCTTCAAACTGGGCTACAACTTTACGCGCTACAGATCCAACCGCAAACTGGCACTGGGCCTGATCAAGCTGTGCCTGCGATGTTTTTAACAGACCCTGGTTGTAAATGATGCTCTCCTTATCTACCAGAATATTCAGGTAAGCCTGCGTAATCTGTAAAGTAATGTCGTTTTCATTTTCAAGGATGCTCAAATTGGCCGACTGAACCGATAAGTCCTTTTCCTTAATATCTGTTTTAAGGTAGCCTCCTTTATAAAGCGTCCACGACGAGCTTAAACCATAAGATCCCGAATAATTAAACGCATCAGAACTACCATTGGTAGCCATGTTATAATGGTTAAAGGATTGAGAAGCCGAACCATATAGATCAGGCAGTAAAGCCGATTTCGCCAGTAGCTTATCCTGCTGCGCACTTTGCTTGTTCAGTTGCAGGCTTTTAAGCTGAATGTTATTTGCCTTTGCATACTGCAAACATGCTTCCAGGTCCCAGACCGGAGGCAACATCTTTAATGCCGTATCCTGACCAAAACCACGGAGGCTGAAGCAGGCGAGGCATAAAAGCAGCAGAATTTTACTTGTTAATCTTGACATATCTATGTATATAAAACCATATTACCTGATCAAAACAAGGGCTATTCTGCATCAAAAAAAAACGCGATAGACCGGCATCCCAAATACATCGACGGGGAGCCAATAGGAATCGACGGAAACATTTGCACTTATCTTAATAGGTTCCCTACCTTGTACTCAATAATATTCACTAAATTTTAAACCGATGGTTTCCTCAAAAAGCCGTTCCTATATCAGCATCCTACTCCATGTATTTTCATGGCTGCTATTTGCTTTTGTGCTTCTTTTTCACCAGCCCCTATCATGGAATATTACCCTGCCTTTTCAGTTCTGGATTAAGCAAGGCTGTATATTGCTTATGCTCATTGCCGTATTTTATGTGAACAGCAAAATCCTGGTCCCTCAGTTGCTGCTAAAAAACAAAACACTAACCTTTGTATTGGTTATTTTGGCTATAGCCATTTTTGCAGGTCCCTTCATAAAAGTGATAGACAACACATTAAATTTACCGGCCCTTATGACAAAGGCATTTAATGAACTCGGGATACCCAGACCGCCAAAAAGGTCAGACAAGGTCGATGTATTTCTAATCATGATGACCATGTTTATGGTAGGCATCAGCACCAGCGTTACTCTTATTCAGAAATGGCAGGCCGATAAACAAAGCCGCGAAGCCCTCGAGAAAGAGAAAATAGGCTCAGAGCTATCCTTTTTAAAAGCCCAGATCAATCCTCATTTCTTTTTTAACACCTTAAATAACATCTATGCCTTAACCCATGTAGATGTAGAGAAGTCCAGAAAGGCATTGCACAAGTTGTCGCGTATGATGCGCTACCTCCTTTATGAAACTCAATCGGGCATCACCCCGCTCAGTAAAGAGGTTTCCTTTATTGTTGATTATATTGAACTGATGAAACTGCGTTTAAACGACATCACCACTGTAATGTTCCAGGAACCGGTGCTTAAGTCCGATCCTCAGATCGCGCCCATGCTGTTCCTTCCCTATATCGAAAATGCGTTTAAATACGGGGTCAGTACAACAGAACCTTCTGAAATATCCATTTCGCTCGAATTGCAGGACAAACAGTTAACCATGA contains the following coding sequences:
- a CDS encoding ABC transporter permease, whose translation is MKFINLIRLAIKALQRNKLRALLTMLGIIIGVASVITMMSIGEGSKQSINASLASMGSNMITIMPYSNEPGGARMMGSSLKTLTIKDVDALKKNAVNIAEISPLASSSGQSINGAANWPTSIQGVSPEYLDIRKLSVKEGIIFSQQDVRSSAKVCLLGKTVVDNLFPNGEDPIGKIIRFGKIPFQVIGVLTPKGTSNFGQDQDDIIIAPYTTVQKRILSSIYFGQIYASATSEAASDAAVAEITSTLRETHRLRDAEDNDFQVRTQAELMTMMNSTSSMMTALLTAVASISLIIGGIGIMNIMYVSVTERTREIGLRMSIGARGIDILLQFLIEAIVISVTGGVIGVILGVSAAIIVPASLNWPTVVSEFSIVISFLVCAITGIFFGYYPALKASRLDPIEALRYE
- a CDS encoding ABC transporter ATP-binding protein, with the protein product MNHKILHIENVKREFKMGTETVRALKGVSFDVESGEFLTIMGSSGSGKTTLLNMLGCLDKPTEGTYMLDNVNVKELSRDELAKLRNHKIGFVFQSYNLLPRTSALDNVELPLLYNPTIGAKERTERAIAALQAVKLDGRFDHMPNQLSGGQQQRVAIARALVNEPVMILADEATGNLDTRTSYEIMSLMQELNHNGKTIVFVTHEPDIAAFSTRTVMLRDGKVQKDSMNKHIRSAKEALASLPAADDY
- a CDS encoding efflux RND transporter periplasmic adaptor subunit — its product is MKSRKIILIIISIIVVLGLVWYFFLRGKEQHVVLTKEQPLRGSISTSVTATGTVQPVDTVTVGTQVSGTISALYADFNSTVKKGQLLAELDKTLIQAQVDQAKASLAQSQSNQTYQQANYGRQKQLFETGSISRAEYDQALNTLQVASANVNNAKAQLRSAERNLSFTQIYSPIDGVVLGRSVSIGQTVAASFNTPTIFTIAKDITKMQVQAKVDEADIGNVVKGQRSTFTVDAFINDTFNGTVKDIRLQPSISSNVVTYATLIDAPNDDKKLKPGMTANIVIYTKEVNDALLVSAQALKFNPDSSLTKEYEIVPLEGRGMGKRAGKGRMRKDAGMAKQPKVKEGETEVVEPSFVWVLQGRKLIQKRIKTGLNDNTHVEVLAGLNENDVVISAVEGGSSGVPAAAASSPFMPKRPGGNRR
- a CDS encoding TolC family protein, with the protein product MSRLTSKILLLLCLACFSLRGFGQDTALKMLPPVWDLEACLQYAKANNIQLKSLQLNKQSAQQDKLLAKSALLPDLYGSASQSFNHYNMATNGSSDAFNYSGSYGLSSSWTLYKGGYLKTDIKEKDLSVQSANLSILENENDITLQITQAYLNILVDKESIIYNQGLLKTSQAQLDQAQCQFAVGSVARKVVAQFEAQLASDKYNLTTSENAERQDKIALKQLLQLPDAKEFDVVRPDTVISTASITDLNTVQQYALQNRPEVKNAELGVQISDLGLTKAKSGYLPSLTLGAGMGTSYAKDPNYNAFRQFDNNFYQQAGLTLSIPIFTKRQNKTNVAKAKIEIAQSKLTLENTKTTLALTTEKAYINAQNSQNQFSSATEQLKYNQEVYRIANQELKIGAANIVEFYQQRNLYVQAMQQYIQAKYNAALAARIYEFYLGTPIKL
- a CDS encoding sensor histidine kinase, giving the protein MVSSKSRSYISILLHVFSWLLFAFVLLFHQPLSWNITLPFQFWIKQGCILLMLIAVFYVNSKILVPQLLLKNKTLTFVLVILAIAIFAGPFIKVIDNTLNLPALMTKAFNELGIPRPPKRSDKVDVFLIMMTMFMVGISTSVTLIQKWQADKQSREALEKEKIGSELSFLKAQINPHFFFNTLNNIYALTHVDVEKSRKALHKLSRMMRYLLYETQSGITPLSKEVSFIVDYIELMKLRLNDITTVMFQEPVLKSDPQIAPMLFLPYIENAFKYGVSTTEPSEISISLELQDKQLTMTVKNSIFKNNAVTADEYGGIGLSNTKRRLELLYPGKHTFSAHTTEDAQAFIVNLTLTLNDTELHSS